The following proteins are co-located in the Solanum pennellii chromosome 1, SPENNV200 genome:
- the LOC107007886 gene encoding BTB/POZ and MATH domain-containing protein 2 — protein MGTFRVPSEPSKPLNSSSSQPTTTTSTSRIDTINGSHEFKVDGYALSKGMGIGKYVTSEIFTVGGHSWAVYFYPDGKSSEDNGTYVSLFIALASDATDVRALFELSLMDQSGNERHKVHTHFGRVLETGPYTLKYRGSMWGYKRFFRRTLLETSDYLKDDCLLIQCTVGVVRSYNETPKTFSLPVPPSDIGLHFGQLLESGEGADIKFEVEGEVFAAHKLVLAARSPVLRAQLFGPLKEENIQSIRVEEIQAPVFKALLHFIYWDSLPDLQELVGLDTKWAVALMAQHLLAAADQYGLERLRALCEAKLCEDVTINTVATTLALADQHHCVQLKSVCLKFIALPENLKAVMQSEGFDHLKESCPSVITELLKYVAGMNEHAIISYVHGGHILDGTDVNGRRVKQRIY, from the exons ATGGGTACCTTCAGGGTTCCATCGGAACCTTCAAAACCCCTAAATTCATCATCTTCTCAACCCACAACAACCACATCGACCTCTCGGATCGATACGATTAATGGGTCCCATGAATTTAAGGTTGATGGTTACGCCTTATCTAAAGGTATGGGAATTGGGAAATATGTAACTTCCGAGATTTTTACGGTGGGTGGTCATTCTTGGGCTGTTTACTTTTATCCCGATGGAAAAAGCTCAGAGGATAATGGTACCTATGTTTCTCTTTTCATCGCCCTTGCTAGTGATGCTACCGATGTTAGAGCTTTGTTTGAGCTGTCTCTTATGGATCAGAGCGGTAATGAGAGGCATAAGGTTCATACCCACTTTGGTAGGGTGCTGGAGACGGGTCCATACACACTCAAATACCGGGGTAGCATGTG GGGCTATAAACGCTTTTTCAGGAGAACATTACTAGAAACATCAGACTATCTTAAAGATGATTGTCTCTTGATCCAATGTACTGTTGGTGTTGTCAGATCATACAATGAAACACCAAAGACTTTCTCCCTGCCTGTGCCACCGTCAGACATTGGGCTTCATTTTGGGCAGCTCCTAGAGAGTGGAGAGGGAGCCGATATAAAGTTTGAAGTTGAAGGTGAAGTCTTTGCTGCACACAAGTTGGTTCTTGCTGCCCGCTCCCCTGTTCTTCGGGCACAGCTCTTTGGTCCATTGAAGGAAGAGAACATACAAAGTATTAGAGTCGAAGAAATACAGGCTCCAGTATTCAAG GCATTGCTCCACTTCATCTATTGGGATTCCCTCCCTGATTTACAAGAGCTTGTGGGTCTTGATACAAAATGGGCAGTTGCTTTAATGGCTCAGCATCTGCTTGCTGCAGCTGACCAGTATGGTCTTGAGAGATTGAGAGCACTTTGTGAGGCTAAACTTTGTGAGGATGTTACAATTAACACTGTTGCTACAACTTTAGCCTTGGCAGATCAGCATCACTGTGTCCAACTGAAATCTGTGTGTCTTAAGTTCATCGCATTGCCTGAAAATTTGAAAG ctGTGATGCAATCTGAGGGATTTGATCACTTGAAGGAGAGTTGTCCTTCTGTCATCACGGAATTGCTGAAGTATGTTGCTGGGATGAATGAACATGCAATCATTTCTTATGTACATGGTGGGCACATTCTGGATGGCACTGACGTGAATGGAAGAAGAGTGAAGCAAAGGATATATTGA
- the LOC107004503 gene encoding mitogen-activated protein kinase 15 isoform X1: protein MQPDQRKKGSGDVDFFTEYGEGSRYKIEEVIGKGSYGVVCSAYDTHLGEKVAIKKINDIFEHVSDATRILREIKLLRLLRHPDIVEIKHILLPPSRREFKDIYVVFELMESDLHQVIKANDDLTPEHYQFFLYQLLRGLKYIHTANVFHRDLKPKNILANADCKLKICDFGLARVAFNDTPTAIFWTDYVATRWYRAPELCGSFFSKYTPAIDIWSIGCIFAELLTGKPLFPGKNVVHQLDLMTDLLGTPSPESIARIRNEKARRYLSSMRKKKPVPFSHKFPHADPLALRLLERMLAFDPKDRPNAEEALADPYFRNLAKVEREPSAQPVTKMEFEFERRRITKEDVRELIYREILEYHPKMLKEFLEGQEPTGFMYPSAVDKFKKQFAYLEEHYGKGGAAAPPERQHSSSLPRYRACVLYSDNSVQNPVEVANDLSKCSIKEDEKPQADRSSMIPMTRLPLQVPQNVQGGAARPGRVVSSVLRYNNCGAAATAAEVIEQRRIARNPGGPTQYPISNTSYPRRHPSCKNERGEDSTEVSNGVQPKPEQYIARKVAAAPGGPGNQWY from the exons ATGCAGCCTGATCAGCGAAAAAAA GGGTCTGGAGATGTAGATTTCTTTACTGAATATGGTGAAGGGAGTCGATACAAGATAGAGGAAGTTATTGGCAAAGGTAGCTATGGTGTAGTATGCTCTGCGTATGATACCCATCTAGGGGAAAAAGTTGCAATCAAGAAGATAAATGACATCTTTGAACATGTCTCTGATGCCACACGTATTCTTCGTGAGATCAAGCTTCTTCGGCTTCTTCGGCATCCAGATATAGTGGAAATCAAGCATATATTGTTACCTCCTTCTCGGAGGGAATTCAAGGATATCTATGTTGTCTTTGAACTCATGGAATCTGATCTGCATCAAGTCATTAAAGCAAATGATGATCTTACGCCGGAACATTAtcaatttttcctttatcaGCTTCTTCGAGGGCTGAAATATATACACACAG CCAATGTCTTTCACCGTGACCTGAAACCCAAAAATATATTAGCAAATGCTGATTGCAAGCTTAAGATCTGTGACTTTGGTCTTGCAAGAGTGGCCTTCAATGATACTCCAACAGCTATATTTTGGACT GATTATGTTGCTACGAGGTGGTATAGGGCTCCTGAATTGTGTGGATCATTTTTCTCTAAG TATACACCAGCAATTGATATATGGAGCATTGGATGTATATTTGCAGAACTACTAACTGGGAAGCCTCTCTTTCCGGGTAAAAATGTGGTTCACCAATTAGACTTGATGACCGATCTGTTGGGCACACCCTCCCCCGAATCCATTGCCAGG ATAAGAAATGAAAAGGCTCGGAGGTATTTGAGCAGTATGCGTAAGAAGAAGCCTGTACCTTTCTCCCATAAATTTCCACATGCAGATCCCCTTGCACTTCGTTTGCTAGAAAGGATGCTTGCTTTTGATCCCAAGGATCGTCCTAATGCAGAAGAG GCTCTTGCAGATCCATATTTCAGGAATCTAGCCAAAGTGGAAAGAGAACCTTCTGCTCAACCAGTTACAAAAATGGAATTTGAGTTTGAAAGGCGAAGGATAACAAAGGAGGATGTGAGGGAGCTGATATACAGAGAAATTCTTGAATACCACCCAAAAATGTTGAAGGAGTTCTTAGAGGGGCAAGAACCTACAGGTTTCATGTACCCAAG TGCCGTTGACAAATTCAAGAAGCAGTTTGCATATCTTGAAGAGCATTATGGCAAAGGAGGCGCTGCTGCTCCACCTGAGAGGCAGCACTCATCATCCCTACCTAG ATACAGGGCTTGTGTATTATACTCAGACAATTCAGTGCAAAATCCAGTTGAAGTTGCAAATGATCTTTCTAAGTGCTCTATCAAAGAAGATGAGAAACCACAAGCGGACCGGAGTTCAATGATCCCCATGACAAGGCTGCCTCTCCAAGTTCCTCAGAATGTTCAAG GTGGTGCTGCAAGACCTGGGAGGGTGGTCAGCTCAGTGTTGCGGTACAACAACTGTGGAGCAGCAGCGACAGCAGCAGAAGTCATTGAACAGCGAAGAATTGCAAGAAACCCTGGCGGTCCAACTCAATATcccatttccaatacttcatACCCTAGAAGACATCCCAGCTGTAAAAATGAAAGGGGTGAAGATAGTACTGAAGTTTCAAACGGGGTGCAGCCTAAACCTGAACAGTACATAGCAAGAAAAGTAGCTGCAGCACCAGGTGGACCTGGTAATCAATGGTATTAA
- the LOC107004503 gene encoding mitogen-activated protein kinase 15 isoform X2 gives MQPDQRKKGSGDVDFFTEYGEGSRYKIEEVIGKGSYGVVCSAYDTHLGEKVAIKKINDIFEHVSDATRILREIKLLRLLRHPDIVEIKHILLPPSRREFKDIYVVFELMESDLHQVIKANDDLTPEHYQFFLYQLLRGLKYIHTANVFHRDLKPKNILANADCKLKICDFGLARVAFNDTPTAIFWTDYVATRWYRAPELCGSFFSKYTPAIDIWSIGCIFAELLTGKPLFPGKNVVHQLDLMTDLLGTPSPESIARIRNEKARRYLSSMRKKKPVPFSHKFPHADPLALRLLERMLAFDPKDRPNAEEALADPYFRNLAKVEREPSAQPVTKMEFEFERRRITKEDVRELIYREILEYHPKMLKEFLEGQEPTGFMYPSAVDKFKKQFAYLEEHYGKGGAAAPPERQHSSSLPRACVLYSDNSVQNPVEVANDLSKCSIKEDEKPQADRSSMIPMTRLPLQVPQNVQGGAARPGRVVSSVLRYNNCGAAATAAEVIEQRRIARNPGGPTQYPISNTSYPRRHPSCKNERGEDSTEVSNGVQPKPEQYIARKVAAAPGGPGNQWY, from the exons ATGCAGCCTGATCAGCGAAAAAAA GGGTCTGGAGATGTAGATTTCTTTACTGAATATGGTGAAGGGAGTCGATACAAGATAGAGGAAGTTATTGGCAAAGGTAGCTATGGTGTAGTATGCTCTGCGTATGATACCCATCTAGGGGAAAAAGTTGCAATCAAGAAGATAAATGACATCTTTGAACATGTCTCTGATGCCACACGTATTCTTCGTGAGATCAAGCTTCTTCGGCTTCTTCGGCATCCAGATATAGTGGAAATCAAGCATATATTGTTACCTCCTTCTCGGAGGGAATTCAAGGATATCTATGTTGTCTTTGAACTCATGGAATCTGATCTGCATCAAGTCATTAAAGCAAATGATGATCTTACGCCGGAACATTAtcaatttttcctttatcaGCTTCTTCGAGGGCTGAAATATATACACACAG CCAATGTCTTTCACCGTGACCTGAAACCCAAAAATATATTAGCAAATGCTGATTGCAAGCTTAAGATCTGTGACTTTGGTCTTGCAAGAGTGGCCTTCAATGATACTCCAACAGCTATATTTTGGACT GATTATGTTGCTACGAGGTGGTATAGGGCTCCTGAATTGTGTGGATCATTTTTCTCTAAG TATACACCAGCAATTGATATATGGAGCATTGGATGTATATTTGCAGAACTACTAACTGGGAAGCCTCTCTTTCCGGGTAAAAATGTGGTTCACCAATTAGACTTGATGACCGATCTGTTGGGCACACCCTCCCCCGAATCCATTGCCAGG ATAAGAAATGAAAAGGCTCGGAGGTATTTGAGCAGTATGCGTAAGAAGAAGCCTGTACCTTTCTCCCATAAATTTCCACATGCAGATCCCCTTGCACTTCGTTTGCTAGAAAGGATGCTTGCTTTTGATCCCAAGGATCGTCCTAATGCAGAAGAG GCTCTTGCAGATCCATATTTCAGGAATCTAGCCAAAGTGGAAAGAGAACCTTCTGCTCAACCAGTTACAAAAATGGAATTTGAGTTTGAAAGGCGAAGGATAACAAAGGAGGATGTGAGGGAGCTGATATACAGAGAAATTCTTGAATACCACCCAAAAATGTTGAAGGAGTTCTTAGAGGGGCAAGAACCTACAGGTTTCATGTACCCAAG TGCCGTTGACAAATTCAAGAAGCAGTTTGCATATCTTGAAGAGCATTATGGCAAAGGAGGCGCTGCTGCTCCACCTGAGAGGCAGCACTCATCATCCCTACCTAG GGCTTGTGTATTATACTCAGACAATTCAGTGCAAAATCCAGTTGAAGTTGCAAATGATCTTTCTAAGTGCTCTATCAAAGAAGATGAGAAACCACAAGCGGACCGGAGTTCAATGATCCCCATGACAAGGCTGCCTCTCCAAGTTCCTCAGAATGTTCAAG GTGGTGCTGCAAGACCTGGGAGGGTGGTCAGCTCAGTGTTGCGGTACAACAACTGTGGAGCAGCAGCGACAGCAGCAGAAGTCATTGAACAGCGAAGAATTGCAAGAAACCCTGGCGGTCCAACTCAATATcccatttccaatacttcatACCCTAGAAGACATCCCAGCTGTAAAAATGAAAGGGGTGAAGATAGTACTGAAGTTTCAAACGGGGTGCAGCCTAAACCTGAACAGTACATAGCAAGAAAAGTAGCTGCAGCACCAGGTGGACCTGGTAATCAATGGTATTAA